ATTCTTTTGGCGAAATGAGTGTAAAACGCACGTTTTTAAACAGACACAGCAAGCGTGATAGCGAGTGTACCGTTCTGCCATAACGCAAGTCGCCAATCATGGCGATATGAAGGCCATCAATGCCGCGGCCGTTGTATTCTAATTCGCGCTGAATAGTGAATAAATCTAGCAGTGCTTGAGTCGGGTGTTCGTTAGCGCCATCACCGCCATTAATGACAGGGACGCGACTGCCTTCTGCGAATTCAGCAACTGAGCCCGCGGCAGGGTGTCGCATGGCGATAATGTCAGAATAGCCGCTTAGAACACGGGCGGTATCATAAAGTGATTCGCCTTTAGCCAGCGCCGAGCTTGACATGCCAGTAGTCTCTCTTACTTCACCGCCAAGTAGATTAAAGGCTGTGCCAAAGCTCACGCGAGTTCGAGTACTTGGCTCAAAAAAGAGATTACCCAAAATAGCACCGTCGAGTACGGTAGTGCGCTTTTGACGTCGAGCGTAGGGTTGCATGGAATCGGCAACTGAGAACACTTTCTCAATGGCCTCGCGATCGAATTGATTAACCGAAAGAATGTGGTTACCGGTAAAGTCAGACATGAGTCACTCAATCATCAACGAAAACGGCGCTAGTGTATAATACGAACACCGCTAAGTCATCATGACAAGAGGGATAAATAGTGCAAGCTTTGCCAAAAAATAAGCGCAAAGAGTGATAGGTGTCAAAACCCAGTCAACACTGACTTATTTGGCCTGTGACATATAGTGCGTAAATAACAAATTCACTTTCTCTACCGCTCGAGTGACGTAGGGCTCGATATCTTGTTCTTCCATAGGTGCTTGAATGCCACACAGCATCATGGTGTGAAATTCACCTTTCAACAATGAGCAAAAGTCGAGTGCAAGTTCGTGAGCGCGAGCTTTCGTAAGCTTTCCCTGCCCGTATTGTTCAACTACGTCACTCAGTGTTGCAAGAGACGCTAGCGGCCCTGCTTGATAAAACAGCGTTGCAACATGTGCATTATTAACAGCCTCGGCAATAATCACTCTGAACATCGCAACCGCTTCTTTATCTTGTAAAAGGCGTACAAACTGTGCGCCCACTTTTGTCATACACTCACAAAATGATAATGCTCCTGAAGAGGCTTCGATAAGCTGCTGTGTATCAAGCTGATAAGAGCGACATTTAGATGTGATAGCAGCCTGAAATAGTGTGTCTTTGCTTTCAAAATGCGAATAAACAGTTTGTTTAGAAACCCCAGATGCTTTGGCAACCGTATCCATAGAGGTATTGGCAAACCCGTCTTTTAAAAACAAACACGACGCAGCATTTAAGATCAGGCTATTTTTTTCTTCGCTTTTTGGTCTACCTTGCTTTCTGGTGGTTGCCACTGTATCTCTCTTAAAATTAATAATAATCAAACTGGACGGTCTAGTATTTATATATTAGCATAGTATTAAGCGTATGCAAGAGTATGCAAACGTCGCTAAACACACATTGACGATTGTTGATAAAAGCCGTATCAACATACAGTTAGGTCTTAAGAGCGTGTATTTGTTGCCGATAAAAACAAATCGCCTCAGGAAAGATAAAGGAAAAGTTATGACTGCTGCGCAGGTGCCAACGAAAGGCGGCCATTTTAAACTTGTTATCTCGATTTCTATTTTTATTGCAGCACTGGTTATTTTGCTCATGATGGCAGGCGTTGGAAATGCCACGCAAACACCAGAAGCGCGTATTCCAGTAGCAGTTTCAACGGGTACAGTTCGAATTCAGGAAGGCTTCGATACCCCCGTGAATGTGTTT
The DNA window shown above is from Alteromonas sp. KC3 and carries:
- a CDS encoding aspartate carbamoyltransferase, producing the protein MSDFTGNHILSVNQFDREAIEKVFSVADSMQPYARRQKRTTVLDGAILGNLFFEPSTRTRVSFGTAFNLLGGEVRETTGMSSSALAKGESLYDTARVLSGYSDIIAMRHPAAGSVAEFAEGSRVPVINGGDGANEHPTQALLDLFTIQRELEYNGRGIDGLHIAMIGDLRYGRTVHSLSRLLCLFKNVRFTLISPKELAMPQPVIDAIENAGHQLTITETLEGNMDADICYQTRIQEERFPSQEEANKYRGKFRLNQSIYTKHFQSKTVIMHPLPRDSRMEANELDNDLNLNPNLAIFRQTDNGVLVRMALFALTLGVENLVTKYERDVVWYSNKSK
- a CDS encoding TetR/AcrR family transcriptional regulator, whose protein sequence is MATTRKQGRPKSEEKNSLILNAASCLFLKDGFANTSMDTVAKASGVSKQTVYSHFESKDTLFQAAITSKCRSYQLDTQQLIEASSGALSFCECMTKVGAQFVRLLQDKEAVAMFRVIIAEAVNNAHVATLFYQAGPLASLATLSDVVEQYGQGKLTKARAHELALDFCSLLKGEFHTMMLCGIQAPMEEQDIEPYVTRAVEKVNLLFTHYMSQAK